The Rhododendron vialii isolate Sample 1 chromosome 6a, ASM3025357v1 genome includes a window with the following:
- the LOC131330155 gene encoding protein E6-like, translating into MAHYAKPLSFLLLIWISTSLHVEARERLFFSKVTHTTTTTNNNAMDSESPQLAPAPAVETKPSETSNGYGLYGQESNEFLPTTTKTTAAAPTTTVSTVVFPYDENEIQTEKLSDENYKKEETAVGYTDDDDNNNSGYSYNQNMYNVNGYTGNYNGRNGYVMSEKLGMSDTRFMEHGKYFYNAKSENNYYSASGYGSETGNGNIEGYDNGNGENEFDSMEEYERQQGYYPQSQEEYVP; encoded by the coding sequence ATGGCTCACTATGCAAaacctctctcttttctcttgcTCATTTGGATATCCACCTCCCTCCATGTTGAAGCCAGGGAGAGATTGTTCTTTAGCAAGGTCActcacaccaccaccaccaccaacaataATGCCATGGACTCTGAATCTCCTCAATTAGCACCCGCACCCGCAGTGGAAACAAAACCTTCTGAGACAAGCAATGGCTACGGCCTTTACGGTCAGGAGTCCAACGAATTTCTTCCGACAACGACAAAAACCACTGCTGCTGCTCCTACGACTACAGTGTCTACTGTCGTCTTTCCGTACGATGAAAATGAGATACAGACCGAGAAGTTAAGCGACGAAAATTACAAGAAAGAGGAGACGGCGGTGGGGTACACTGACGACGACGACAACAACAACAGTGGCTACTCATACAATCAGAACATGTATAATGTCAATGGCTACACTGGGAACTATAACGGTCGTAACGGCTATGTCATGAGTGAGAAGCTGGGAATGAGCGATACGAGGTTCATGGAACATGGAAAGTACTTTTACAACGCTAAGAGTGAGAATAATTATTACAGCGCTAGCGGGTACGGTTCGGAGACGGGGAACGGGAACATCGAAGGTTATGATAATGGTAATGGCGAGAACGAGTTCGATTCCATGGAAGAGTATGAGAGGCAGCAGGGGTACTATCCACAGAGCCAAGAAGAATATGttccttag